One Luteolibacter yonseiensis genomic window carries:
- a CDS encoding type II toxin-antitoxin system RelE/ParE family toxin, with product MRTLAYHPKVPSEVREILAYYEGISAKLADEFWAELGEALKYAQQHPMRHHFDQSGRRRSNLKMFPYHFLFRVFDESVRITAVRHHHQNPKYGVRRL from the coding sequence ATGAGAACCCTTGCCTACCATCCGAAGGTTCCTTCGGAAGTCCGGGAGATTTTAGCGTATTACGAGGGAATCTCTGCCAAACTGGCTGATGAATTCTGGGCGGAACTGGGAGAGGCTCTGAAATACGCCCAACAGCATCCGATGAGGCATCATTTTGATCAAAGTGGACGCCGGAGAAGCAATTTAAAGATGTTTCCCTACCATTTCCTCTTCCGGGTGTTCGATGAATCCGTTCGCATCACGGCGGTAAGGCATCATCACCAGAATCCGAAATACGGTGTTCGCCGACTTTGA
- the hemC gene encoding hydroxymethylbilane synthase, giving the protein MSDASLTPIIVGTRGSELALVQATATEAALAAAFPGLAITRKVIKTTGDRRTDVSLADVAKAEGTFDKGVFIKEIEEALDAGEIDIAVHSLKDLPTVLEKRYTLAAVLERAPVRDVLVMREPGGLAALPVGAKVGTSSVRRARQIEWLRPDVTVSDLRGNVPTRLRKLAEEGTYDAILLAEAGLVRLDFIPREALGNGAESVNGMPGLFVTRLEESEFFPAAGQGAIGLEVRAGDAPSQVRAESIGHRDSWLRITAEREFLRLLDGGCHTPVGVYSSISNGEISLSARVFPEEGGTPRTGSASGTDPITLALELFNTLS; this is encoded by the coding sequence ATGTCTGACGCATCCCTCACACCCATCATCGTCGGTACGCGCGGCAGCGAGCTGGCACTTGTGCAGGCCACCGCCACGGAAGCGGCGCTGGCGGCGGCGTTTCCCGGGCTGGCCATCACCCGGAAGGTCATCAAGACCACGGGCGACCGCCGCACGGATGTCTCGCTGGCGGATGTCGCCAAGGCGGAGGGCACCTTCGACAAGGGCGTATTCATCAAGGAGATCGAGGAAGCCTTGGACGCCGGGGAGATCGACATCGCCGTGCACAGCCTCAAGGACCTGCCGACGGTTTTGGAAAAACGCTACACGCTCGCCGCCGTGCTGGAGCGCGCCCCGGTGCGGGACGTGCTCGTCATGCGCGAACCGGGCGGACTGGCAGCGTTGCCCGTCGGTGCCAAGGTCGGCACCAGCAGCGTGCGGCGCGCGCGGCAGATCGAGTGGCTGCGGCCGGACGTCACCGTCAGCGACCTGCGCGGCAACGTCCCCACCCGCCTGCGGAAACTTGCGGAGGAAGGAACGTATGACGCCATCCTGCTCGCCGAGGCGGGGCTGGTGCGGCTGGATTTCATCCCACGGGAAGCGCTTGGAAATGGAGCGGAATCCGTGAACGGCATGCCCGGACTTTTCGTGACACGTCTGGAGGAAAGCGAGTTCTTCCCCGCCGCAGGCCAGGGAGCCATCGGTCTGGAAGTCCGGGCGGGCGATGCTCCCAGCCAGGTGCGCGCCGAATCCATCGGCCACCGCGACTCGTGGCTCCGCATCACCGCCGAGCGGGAATTCCTGCGGTTGCTGGACGGCGGCTGCCACACGCCGGTCGGTGTTTACTCATCCATTTCCAACGGAGAGATCTCCCTCAGCGCCCGCGTCTTCCCCGAGGAAGGCGGCACGCCCCGCACCGGCTCCGCCAGCGGCACGGATCCCATCACCCTCGCACTCGAACTTTTCAACACCCTCTCATGA
- the cobA gene encoding uroporphyrinogen-III C-methyltransferase translates to MSTSGTCYLVGAGPGDLGLVTLRAKECIELADVLVYDALSSPDLLNWTKAGCEKIYVGKRAKDHAVPQDQINGIIVEKTKAGKNVVRLKGGDPMIFGRGGEEAAELAAAGVNFEIVPGISSSIAGPAYAGIPVTHRDHNTQLTIFTGHEDPTKGFSSVDYAQLAKAPGTKVFLMGVARLREITGSFIENGAAADTPIALTRWATTGSQKTITGTLADIADTAERENFTSPAVAVIGNVVKEREKINWFEKRPLFGKRIVVTRTREQAGELSKALRDLGADVIELPTIRIEGPPDRLEFAELVTHAHEYNWLVFTSPNGVERFFDAFYATYGDARSLGNPKIAAIGNGTAQKIREYRFAVDLIPERFVAEGLVDAFKKEDIENLTILWVKADETRDVVGEGLTALGAIVDNCIAYKTVAETEDPTGARARLAEEGADLITFTSSSTVDHFFDLGLDWPEDCAAASIGPVTSDTLRKRGMKPTFEASKHDIPGLTAAIVKYFQKKR, encoded by the coding sequence ATGAGCACTTCCGGAACTTGTTATCTCGTCGGCGCGGGCCCCGGCGACCTCGGCCTCGTCACCCTCCGCGCCAAGGAATGCATCGAACTCGCCGATGTCCTCGTCTACGACGCCCTCAGCAGCCCGGACCTCCTGAACTGGACCAAGGCCGGTTGCGAGAAGATCTACGTCGGCAAGCGCGCCAAGGACCACGCCGTCCCGCAGGACCAGATCAACGGCATCATCGTGGAAAAAACCAAGGCCGGGAAAAACGTCGTCCGCCTGAAGGGTGGCGATCCCATGATCTTCGGGCGCGGTGGCGAGGAAGCCGCCGAGCTTGCGGCCGCAGGCGTGAATTTCGAGATCGTTCCCGGCATCAGCTCGTCAATCGCCGGGCCGGCCTACGCCGGCATCCCGGTGACCCACCGCGACCACAATACCCAGCTAACTATTTTCACCGGACACGAGGACCCCACGAAAGGCTTCAGCTCCGTGGACTACGCCCAGCTTGCGAAAGCCCCCGGCACCAAGGTCTTCCTCATGGGCGTCGCCCGCCTGCGGGAGATCACCGGCTCGTTCATTGAAAACGGGGCCGCCGCGGACACGCCCATCGCCCTCACCCGCTGGGCCACCACCGGTTCGCAGAAAACCATCACCGGCACCCTCGCCGACATCGCGGACACCGCCGAGCGTGAGAACTTCACCTCCCCCGCCGTCGCCGTCATCGGAAACGTCGTGAAGGAACGGGAAAAGATCAACTGGTTCGAAAAACGCCCGCTCTTCGGCAAGCGCATCGTCGTCACCCGCACCCGCGAGCAGGCGGGCGAGCTCAGCAAGGCCCTGCGCGATCTGGGGGCGGACGTCATCGAGCTGCCCACCATCCGCATCGAAGGCCCGCCGGACCGCCTCGAATTCGCCGAACTCGTCACCCACGCCCACGAATACAACTGGCTCGTCTTCACCAGCCCGAACGGCGTGGAGCGGTTCTTCGATGCCTTTTATGCCACCTACGGCGACGCCCGCAGCCTCGGCAACCCCAAAATCGCCGCCATCGGCAACGGCACCGCGCAGAAAATCCGCGAATACCGCTTCGCCGTGGACCTCATCCCCGAGCGCTTCGTCGCCGAAGGCCTCGTGGACGCCTTCAAGAAGGAGGACATCGAGAACCTCACCATCCTCTGGGTGAAGGCGGACGAAACCCGCGACGTCGTCGGCGAGGGCCTCACCGCCCTCGGAGCCATCGTGGACAACTGCATCGCCTACAAGACCGTGGCCGAAACCGAAGATCCCACCGGAGCGCGCGCCCGTCTCGCCGAGGAAGGGGCCGATCTCATCACCTTCACCTCCAGCTCCACCGTGGACCATTTCTTCGACCTAGGCCTCGACTGGCCTGAAGACTGCGCCGCCGCCAGCATCGGCCCCGTCACCAGCGATACCCTGCGGAAGCGGGGCATGAAGCCCACCTTCGAGGCTTCCAAACACGACATCCCCGGCCTTACCGCCGCCATCGTGAAATACTTCCAGAAGAAGCGCTGA
- a CDS encoding lamin tail domain-containing protein codes for MFPCRLIFLGCLLSSPLQAGLLAHWKLDSTPADEVDSFPATWNAIPGYTPGVAAPSSIAAADLAGNWLGAGTGINFDRGQAFSATAWIKGGTQDSAIIGDMVGDGDSKGWELHVGTTENGGDANSVTVLLVNDHPSIAIQVNASVNVLDGQWHHIAFTYDGSSTAAGVKIHIDGTSVPTTTGIDTLAAGIANNDAAGLNIGTRMDGAGFTFTGSIDEVALFDHVLTAQEVNSVFLTGVESVTFPTITATIPQPGQSVTTLTSADVIFSFPVGGVDAGDLLVNGAPSVTVQATGSKTYRFTFPSPPQGDVNFTWAAGHGIAGLNGTPAQPQGWLARFVPVLPPGQVAIAEFVCKNAGGLEDEDHDTPDWIELLNPGTATVNLAGWALTDDPARPRAWVLPAISLAPGSRKIVFASGKNRRPLTGSLHADFKLADDGGYLALSDPSGSLVHVYDSYPRQEGNVSFGLHSSGKPADGRAAWRYMSPTPNAGANGTTYSGAVISEMKSTPANPVAGQAITVTIRTSPEAVLNAPPRLYHRVMHGAENFVNFADDGLHGDGAAGDLVWGATIPAGATAGQMVRWRAMLTSGSIVSRWPVNGVSNALLPIYEGTVIGGNTASQVLPVYQIFVDGYQFPTGTNQTGIDSTSGGRGAFYGNGKLYDNVFIRTKGTTSLNLFKRSHRVDFNPGRDFEWSPDHDPQRELNLNSEYNDPSYLRQNQQHWMHRDSGNAGAPHFPVRLLMNGANWQLAFHTYSADSELIKVLGLDPRGALYKQVGTLSTGAGGEKKSRKWEGTQDFTNFKNGIASSRTPAEKLLYLHDNTNLPAVINYLAVTRLAQEGDDVWANMVIYRDSDGTGEWRPIPFDLNLSFGQLFYGFGPPYNTTIQATNDANKSHPLYGSSACLSNTGSVGEWNRLYDAVIQNPLTRSMLLRRIRTLMDRYLSESAATSPLEANFDTLGALIRKDADIDRARWGLPPNALAYGLGPGITPEQGLATLKSAFLAPRRTHFYTTHSSNNPGKTLGIGNNNKAGIPDAQTASPVINFGTVEAHPANGNQNQEYIQLSNPSAAAADISDWTVRGSGGSFKIKGGTVIPASGSLFVSPDVVSFRARTTSPKANENRYVVGPYSGHLSPYGETLRLENASGQTVAQIQVPADPKAPPVSLAVTEIMSSSAHTNTKLNGDWWELTNTGTTSLDLTGFSYDDNHDLAGQTVFPNFILKAGESLIILNEDDAGEAALFRNTWGLPDTVRILTREDFGIEDLVGLGGNDSVIVYQPNGTRVARADYTAHTAGRSRAWFRNGTAIPGGYSQLQKYGAVKSDQAPSDLGSPGFSAADPATFIQPYDIWAAANDLWHATDTMATADPDNDGRTNREEYIFGGHARQSDGPPPQAILSVPDGYQWTFVLRADDPSLSITLEGSADLIQWTTITPTLVGETPHPTLTGYKSATYLVSRDTGTKFLRARAD; via the coding sequence ATGTTTCCCTGTCGTCTCATTTTCCTCGGCTGCCTGCTCTCCAGTCCCCTGCAAGCCGGGCTGCTCGCGCACTGGAAACTCGACTCCACCCCTGCGGACGAGGTCGACAGCTTCCCCGCGACATGGAACGCCATCCCCGGATACACACCGGGCGTCGCGGCACCGTCCAGCATCGCCGCGGCGGATCTCGCCGGGAACTGGCTGGGAGCGGGCACCGGCATCAACTTCGACCGCGGCCAGGCCTTTTCCGCGACCGCATGGATCAAGGGCGGGACACAGGACAGCGCCATCATCGGCGACATGGTGGGAGACGGGGATTCCAAAGGCTGGGAACTCCACGTCGGCACCACGGAAAATGGCGGCGATGCGAACAGCGTCACCGTCCTGCTCGTCAACGACCACCCCTCCATCGCCATCCAGGTGAACGCCTCGGTGAATGTCCTGGACGGCCAGTGGCACCACATCGCCTTCACTTATGACGGCTCCAGCACCGCCGCCGGGGTGAAGATCCACATCGACGGGACATCAGTCCCCACCACCACCGGTATCGACACCCTGGCCGCCGGCATCGCGAACAACGACGCCGCCGGGCTGAACATCGGAACCCGCATGGATGGTGCGGGCTTCACCTTCACCGGCTCCATCGACGAAGTGGCGCTCTTCGACCACGTCCTCACCGCCCAGGAGGTGAACTCGGTGTTCCTCACGGGCGTCGAATCCGTCACGTTTCCCACCATCACCGCCACCATCCCGCAGCCCGGCCAGAGCGTCACCACCCTGACCTCGGCGGACGTGATCTTTTCATTCCCGGTGGGCGGGGTGGATGCCGGGGATTTGCTTGTCAACGGCGCCCCTTCCGTCACCGTGCAGGCCACCGGATCGAAAACCTACCGCTTCACCTTCCCCTCCCCACCCCAGGGAGATGTCAATTTCACCTGGGCGGCCGGTCACGGCATCGCAGGACTGAACGGCACCCCCGCCCAGCCGCAGGGATGGCTGGCACGGTTCGTCCCGGTCCTGCCGCCGGGCCAGGTGGCCATCGCGGAATTCGTCTGCAAGAACGCGGGCGGGTTGGAAGACGAGGATCACGACACCCCGGACTGGATCGAGCTGCTGAACCCCGGCACCGCCACGGTGAATCTCGCGGGCTGGGCGCTCACGGACGATCCGGCCAGGCCGCGCGCGTGGGTGCTTCCCGCCATCAGCCTCGCCCCCGGGTCCCGCAAGATCGTCTTCGCGTCCGGAAAAAACCGCAGGCCCCTCACCGGTTCCCTGCACGCGGATTTCAAGCTCGCGGATGATGGTGGCTACCTCGCCTTGTCCGATCCCTCCGGCTCGCTCGTCCACGTGTACGACAGCTATCCGAGGCAGGAGGGAAATGTCTCGTTCGGCCTGCACTCCTCTGGAAAACCCGCCGACGGCCGCGCGGCATGGAGATACATGTCTCCCACCCCGAACGCGGGGGCTAACGGCACCACCTACTCCGGCGCGGTCATCAGCGAGATGAAGTCCACCCCCGCGAATCCTGTCGCGGGACAAGCCATCACCGTCACCATCCGCACCTCTCCCGAGGCTGTGCTGAACGCCCCGCCGAGGCTTTACCACCGGGTCATGCATGGCGCGGAAAATTTCGTCAACTTCGCCGATGACGGACTGCATGGCGACGGGGCGGCGGGCGACCTCGTCTGGGGGGCCACCATTCCCGCCGGCGCCACCGCCGGCCAGATGGTCCGCTGGCGGGCGATGTTGACCAGCGGCTCGATCGTCTCGCGCTGGCCGGTGAACGGCGTCTCAAACGCGCTGCTGCCGATCTACGAAGGCACCGTCATCGGTGGCAACACCGCGAGCCAGGTGCTGCCGGTCTATCAGATATTCGTGGACGGCTACCAGTTCCCCACCGGCACCAACCAGACCGGCATCGACTCCACCAGCGGCGGACGTGGCGCGTTTTATGGAAATGGAAAGCTTTATGACAACGTCTTCATCCGGACCAAGGGCACCACATCGCTCAACCTCTTCAAACGGTCCCACCGCGTCGATTTCAATCCGGGCCGGGATTTCGAGTGGTCCCCGGACCACGATCCCCAGCGGGAGTTGAACCTTAATTCCGAATACAACGACCCCAGCTACCTCCGCCAGAACCAGCAACACTGGATGCACCGGGACTCGGGCAACGCCGGCGCGCCCCATTTCCCCGTCCGCCTGCTCATGAACGGCGCGAACTGGCAGCTTGCGTTCCACACCTACTCCGCGGACAGCGAGCTCATCAAGGTGCTCGGACTCGACCCTCGCGGTGCTCTCTACAAACAGGTCGGCACGCTCTCCACCGGCGCTGGCGGTGAGAAGAAATCCCGCAAATGGGAAGGCACCCAGGATTTCACGAACTTCAAGAACGGCATCGCCTCCAGCCGCACTCCCGCCGAAAAGCTGCTTTACCTCCACGACAACACCAACCTCCCCGCCGTCATCAACTACCTCGCCGTCACCCGGCTCGCGCAGGAGGGCGACGACGTCTGGGCCAACATGGTGATCTACCGTGACAGCGACGGCACCGGGGAATGGAGGCCCATCCCCTTCGACCTGAACCTGTCCTTCGGCCAGTTGTTCTACGGTTTCGGCCCGCCTTACAACACCACGATCCAGGCAACCAACGACGCAAACAAGAGCCACCCGCTCTATGGCTCGTCCGCATGTCTTTCCAACACCGGAAGCGTCGGCGAGTGGAACCGCCTCTACGACGCGGTGATCCAGAACCCCCTCACCCGCTCCATGCTGCTGCGGCGCATCCGCACCCTCATGGACCGTTACCTGAGCGAAAGCGCCGCGACTTCTCCGCTGGAGGCGAACTTCGACACACTCGGCGCGCTCATCCGCAAGGATGCCGACATCGACCGCGCCCGCTGGGGCCTGCCACCGAACGCGCTGGCCTACGGACTCGGTCCCGGCATCACGCCGGAACAAGGCCTGGCCACCCTGAAATCCGCGTTCCTCGCCCCGCGCCGCACGCATTTCTACACCACCCATTCCAGCAACAATCCGGGCAAGACCCTCGGCATCGGAAACAACAACAAGGCGGGCATTCCGGACGCGCAAACCGCATCGCCGGTCATCAACTTCGGCACCGTTGAAGCCCACCCGGCCAACGGAAACCAGAATCAGGAATACATCCAGCTCAGCAACCCGAGCGCCGCCGCCGCCGACATCAGCGACTGGACGGTGCGCGGCAGCGGTGGCTCGTTCAAAATAAAGGGCGGCACCGTCATTCCCGCCTCAGGATCTCTTTTCGTGTCCCCGGATGTCGTCTCCTTCCGCGCCCGCACCACCTCACCAAAAGCGAATGAGAACCGCTACGTGGTGGGCCCCTATTCCGGCCACCTCTCGCCCTATGGCGAAACCCTCCGCCTGGAGAACGCCAGCGGCCAGACGGTCGCCCAGATCCAGGTCCCCGCCGATCCGAAGGCACCGCCCGTCTCCCTCGCCGTCACGGAGATCATGTCGAGCAGCGCCCACACCAATACCAAGCTCAATGGAGATTGGTGGGAACTCACCAATACCGGCACCACCTCCCTCGATCTCACCGGCTTCTCTTACGACGACAATCATGACCTCGCCGGACAGACTGTTTTCCCCAATTTCATCCTCAAGGCAGGAGAAAGCCTCATCATCCTCAATGAGGACGACGCCGGGGAAGCCGCTCTCTTCCGCAACACCTGGGGACTGCCGGACACCGTGCGCATTCTGACCCGCGAAGACTTCGGCATCGAGGATCTCGTCGGGCTGGGCGGAAACGACTCCGTCATCGTCTATCAACCGAACGGCACGCGGGTCGCCAGGGCCGACTATACGGCACACACAGCAGGCAGATCCCGCGCGTGGTTCCGCAATGGCACCGCCATTCCCGGCGGCTACAGCCAGCTCCAGAAATATGGTGCGGTGAAATCCGACCAAGCGCCGTCCGACCTCGGTTCACCCGGATTTTCAGCAGCGGACCCCGCCACCTTCATCCAACCCTACGACATCTGGGCCGCGGCGAACGACCTCTGGCACGCCACGGATACCATGGCCACCGCCGACCCCGACAACGACGGGCGCACGAACCGCGAGGAATACATCTTCGGCGGCCATGCCCGCCAGTCGGACGGCCCGCCTCCGCAGGCCATTCTTTCCGTGCCCGATGGATACCAGTGGACCTTCGTCCTCCGGGCGGACGACCCGTCATTGTCCATCACCCTGGAAGGGTCCGCCGATCTCATCCAGTGGACCACCATCACACCCACACTCGTCGGGGAAACTCCCCACCCCACGTTGACCGGATACAAGTCGGCCACCTACCTCGTTTCCCGCGACACCGGCACGAAATTCCTGCGGGCACGTGCGGATTAA
- a CDS encoding FG-GAP repeat domain-containing protein, protein MKTRAILFPASVLVVTMTLAQVPGPAVWKKRVVTRDFLTEGLAAGDIDGDKIKDLVAGPFWFKGPDFKEAVRFRSGAAQPVKTYQEDSFLTWVDDLDGDGKNDILMASHPGKDLTLYLNPGKKDGEWPKHRVMTEAATESPLWTDLDGDRKKDLICMQGGKFGYATVDYSDVTKPWVFTAVSEKTTDTPYVHGLGTGDLSGDGKPDIIAKNGWFEQPKAKSGTWIWHPEDFAGPGGAQMLVFDVDGDGDNDIVTSINGHGYGLAWFAAEKKAGKINFTRHEILSEDPTKTDANGLQFSQLHALESGDFDGDGRIDFTTGKRYYAHNGGDPGAEDPALAVIFYNRKDGKGVRWESEIIDRDSGVGCQVLAVDLDGDGKLEFAAGNKKGVHVIGR, encoded by the coding sequence ATGAAAACCCGAGCAATCCTTTTTCCCGCAAGCGTGTTGGTGGTGACCATGACTCTGGCCCAGGTGCCGGGGCCCGCGGTGTGGAAAAAACGGGTCGTGACCCGCGACTTCCTCACCGAGGGCCTCGCGGCGGGAGACATCGACGGCGACAAGATCAAGGACCTCGTCGCCGGTCCGTTCTGGTTCAAGGGGCCGGATTTCAAGGAAGCCGTCAGATTCCGCAGCGGAGCCGCCCAACCGGTGAAAACCTACCAAGAGGATTCCTTCCTCACCTGGGTGGACGATCTTGATGGCGACGGAAAAAACGACATCCTCATGGCCAGCCACCCCGGCAAGGACCTCACCCTCTACCTCAATCCCGGTAAAAAGGACGGCGAGTGGCCGAAGCACCGCGTCATGACCGAGGCCGCCACCGAGAGCCCGCTCTGGACCGACCTCGACGGCGACAGGAAAAAAGACCTCATCTGCATGCAGGGCGGAAAATTCGGCTACGCCACCGTGGACTACTCGGACGTGACCAAGCCCTGGGTTTTCACCGCCGTTTCGGAAAAAACGACCGACACCCCCTATGTCCACGGCCTCGGCACCGGCGATTTGAGCGGCGATGGCAAACCGGACATCATCGCGAAAAACGGCTGGTTCGAACAACCGAAGGCGAAAAGCGGCACGTGGATCTGGCATCCCGAAGACTTCGCCGGCCCCGGCGGCGCTCAGATGCTCGTCTTCGACGTGGATGGAGACGGTGACAACGACATCGTCACCAGTATCAACGGACACGGCTACGGCCTGGCGTGGTTCGCAGCGGAAAAGAAGGCAGGAAAAATCAACTTCACCCGCCACGAAATCCTGTCCGAAGACCCCACGAAAACAGATGCGAATGGACTCCAGTTCAGCCAGTTGCACGCTCTCGAATCGGGCGACTTCGATGGCGACGGCCGTATCGATTTCACCACCGGCAAGCGTTACTACGCCCACAACGGCGGCGATCCCGGTGCGGAGGACCCTGCCCTCGCCGTCATTTTTTACAACCGCAAGGACGGCAAAGGCGTCCGCTGGGAATCGGAGATCATCGACCGCGACTCAGGCGTCGGCTGCCAGGTGCTCGCCGTGGATCTGGATGGCGATGGCAAACTGGAGTTTGCCGCCGGGAACAAGAAGGGCGTGCATGTCATCGGCAGGTGA
- the hemA gene encoding glutamyl-tRNA reductase: MELFCLGLNHRTAPVEVREKFAVGTNKLGTASMELVSLADATEGVVISTCNRTEFYLAAEDAKDALGKIETRLAQKVDVDSSVTDHFYRMEKIEAARHLCRVVSGLDSMMLGETEIFGQVKQAYGSALEAGATGGILNKLFQRAFSVGKKVRTETSIQEGSTSVGNVAVDLAEKIFGHLKNSEVMILGAGEMSRITAQSLVSRGAKSIFVTNRSFERAQELANEMGGSALRFDDWQSALARVDVVISSTGAPHAIVQRADVEKARRARKYRPLFFIDIAVPRDIDPAVGEIEEVYLYDIDTLEQLAEEARGRRQRQIEQCEQIIDLELAKLNLPGT; the protein is encoded by the coding sequence ATGGAACTTTTCTGCCTCGGCCTCAACCACCGCACGGCCCCCGTGGAAGTGCGGGAGAAGTTCGCCGTGGGAACGAACAAGCTCGGCACCGCGTCGATGGAGCTGGTCTCACTCGCCGATGCCACCGAAGGCGTCGTCATCTCGACCTGCAACCGCACCGAGTTCTACCTCGCCGCCGAGGATGCCAAGGACGCCTTGGGAAAAATCGAAACCCGCCTCGCCCAAAAGGTCGATGTGGACTCCAGCGTGACCGATCATTTCTACCGGATGGAGAAAATCGAAGCCGCCAGACATCTTTGCCGGGTCGTCAGCGGACTGGATTCGATGATGCTCGGAGAAACGGAAATATTCGGCCAAGTCAAACAAGCTTATGGCTCAGCACTGGAAGCAGGAGCTACCGGAGGTATTCTAAACAAGCTTTTCCAACGGGCATTCAGCGTCGGCAAGAAGGTCCGCACGGAGACCAGCATCCAAGAGGGTTCAACGTCCGTTGGAAACGTGGCGGTGGATCTGGCGGAGAAGATCTTCGGCCACCTGAAGAACAGCGAGGTCATGATCCTGGGTGCCGGCGAGATGAGCCGCATCACCGCCCAGAGTCTCGTGTCCCGGGGAGCGAAGTCCATTTTCGTGACCAATCGATCATTTGAAAGGGCACAGGAACTCGCCAACGAAATGGGTGGCAGCGCCCTCCGCTTCGACGATTGGCAGAGTGCCCTCGCCCGGGTGGACGTCGTCATCTCCTCCACCGGCGCACCCCACGCCATCGTCCAGCGCGCCGATGTGGAGAAAGCCCGCCGCGCCCGGAAATACCGCCCGCTCTTCTTCATCGACATCGCGGTCCCCCGCGACATCGACCCTGCCGTCGGCGAGATCGAGGAAGTGTATCTCTACGACATCGACACCCTCGAGCAGCTCGCGGAAGAAGCCCGCGGCCGCCGCCAGCGCCAGATCGAGCAGTGCGAACAGATCATCGACCTGGAACTGGCGAAGCTGAACCTGCCGGGGACGTGA
- the ccsA gene encoding cytochrome c biogenesis protein CcsA has translation MNLDTCAAGFVTPWMGMDRWFLIAATLLAAAGGIWGMISVHHGKRSHWTVVWMAATFLCQIGFLAVRGDMRAACPLMDRGEILSFLAWSLTLFYLLVGPTYRISLLGVFTSPVVVLFQTLALVPGMLATNPAKISGVNAWHETHSAMSVLAYGALALAAVAGVMFLVLDKQLKDHHLKSGLFRNLPPVRELLISLERLLWIGGGLLTVGIVAGFLMPHTASALPHLIAAVAIWTAYVVLLGLKKVRGLTGRRISLSAVVLFVLSLAVFAFI, from the coding sequence ATGAATCTTGATACTTGCGCGGCGGGCTTCGTGACTCCATGGATGGGCATGGACCGCTGGTTTCTCATCGCCGCCACCCTGCTCGCCGCCGCGGGCGGGATCTGGGGCATGATTTCCGTGCACCACGGAAAACGCAGCCACTGGACGGTCGTCTGGATGGCCGCCACCTTCCTGTGCCAGATCGGCTTTCTCGCCGTGCGCGGCGACATGCGCGCCGCCTGCCCGCTGATGGACCGTGGGGAGATCCTTTCGTTTCTGGCGTGGTCGCTCACACTCTTCTACCTGCTCGTGGGTCCGACCTACCGCATCTCCCTGCTCGGCGTTTTCACCTCCCCGGTGGTCGTCCTCTTCCAAACGCTGGCACTGGTGCCCGGAATGCTCGCCACGAATCCCGCAAAAATCTCCGGCGTGAACGCCTGGCACGAAACCCATTCGGCCATGTCCGTGCTCGCCTACGGCGCCCTTGCCCTCGCGGCCGTCGCCGGCGTGATGTTCCTCGTCCTGGACAAGCAACTGAAGGACCACCATCTCAAAAGCGGGCTCTTCCGCAATCTCCCCCCCGTCCGGGAACTTCTCATTTCCCTGGAGCGGTTGCTCTGGATCGGTGGCGGCCTGCTGACGGTCGGCATCGTGGCGGGATTCCTCATGCCACACACGGCATCCGCGTTGCCACACCTCATCGCCGCTGTCGCGATATGGACCGCATACGTGGTGCTGCTGGGATTGAAAAAAGTGAGAGGATTGACGGGCCGGCGCATCTCGCTGTCGGCGGTGGTTTTATTCGTACTGTCGCTGGCGGTTTTCGCGTTCATCTGA